Proteins encoded together in one Solanum lycopersicum chromosome 7, SLM_r2.1 window:
- the LOC101251790 gene encoding protein DETOXIFICATION 29-like, producing the protein MEEDYNYLPSFNSEDDMQRINGLKTFFHEFYIESKKLWSLASPAISTSICQYSIAQITQLFAGHLGVLQLAAVSVENSVIAGLCYGALLGMGSALETLCGQAYGAKQLDMLGVYLQRSLIILNTAALVLMFLYLFATQILLFIGQPIDIAKWAGKFSIWMIPQLFAYAMNFPIQKFLQAQSKMMVMAIIAAIALVGHTLLSWLFMMKMDLGLVAGAVVLNGSWWFMVLAQFVYILCGTCGEAWSGFTFKAFENLWGFVRLSLASGVMICLEYWYFMALIISAGYVKDAKIVVDAVSICTSIVGWTFMLCIGFNAAISVRVSNELGAGHPRTAKFSVLVVSITSLLIGTILTIALFVARSRYPPLFTKSFEVQQAVYELTPLLGTTIMLNGLQPTLSGVAIGAGWQIYVAYINIVSYYAFGIPLGLIFSFCLDMGVKGMWTGMLLGTTLQTIILILMISKTNWKKEASVAEERVKEWRGSK; encoded by the exons ATGGAGGAAGATTATAACTATTTGCCTTCTTTTAATTCTGAGGATGATATGCAAAGAATTAATGGACTTAAAACTTTTTTCCATGAATTCTACATTGAATCAAAGAAGTTATGGAGTCTTGCTTCTCCAGCAATTTCAACTTCAATATGTCAATACTCAATTGCTCAAATCACACAACTCTTTGCTGGCCATCTTGGAGTCTTACAACTTGCTGCTGTTTCTGTAGAAAACTCTGTGATTGCTGGACTATGTTATGGTGCTTTG TTAGGTATGGGAAGTGCATTGGAAACACTTTGTGGACAAGCATATGGAGCTAAACAATTAGACATGTTAGGTGTCTATTTGCAAAGATCTTTGATTATACTAAACACAGCAGCATTAGTGTTAATGTTTCTCTACTTATTTGCAACTCAAATTCTACTATTCATTGGCCAGCCTATAGACATAGCAAAATGGGCTGGTAAATTTTCTATTTGGATGATACCTCAACTATTTGCCTATGCAATGAACTTTCCTATTCAAAAATTTCTTCAAGCCCAAAGCAAGATGATGGTTATGGCCATTATAGCCGCGATCGCGCTAGTTGGTCATACCTTGTTGAGTTGGTTGTTCATGATGAAAATGGATTTGGGGCTAGTGGCTGGAGCTGTAGTGCTAAATGGTTCATGGTGGTTCATGGTACTTGCTCAATTTGTTTACATTTTATGTGGGACTTGTGGTGAAGCTTGGTCTGGATTTACTTTCAAGGCATTTGAAAATCTTTGGGGATTTGTTAGGTTGTCTCTTGCATCTGGTGTCATGATCTG CTTAGAGTACTGGTACTTCATGGCTTTGATTATCTCTGCTGGATACGTAAAGGATGCAAAAATTGTTGTTGATGCCGTCTCCATATG CACCAGCATAGTTGGATGGACCTTCATGTTGTGCATTGGCTTTAATGCTGCAATAAG TGTAAGGGTGTCAAATGAACTAGGAGCAGGGCACCCCAGAACAGCAAAATTTTCAGTCCTAGTGGTATCAATTACTTCACTTCTAATTGGGACGATACTTACGATAGCACTTTTTGTTGCTCGAAGTCGATATCCACCTTTGTTTACGAAAAGTTTTGAAGTTCAGCAAGCCGTGTATGAACTTACTCCTCTATTAGGAACTACAATTATGCTTAACGGTCTTCAACCTACTCTTTCAG GTGTGGCTATTGGAGCAGGTTGGCAAATATATGTAGCTTACATTAACATAGTAAGCTACTATGCATTTGGTATTCCTTTGGGCCTTATTTTTAGCTTTTGCCTCGACATGGGTGTTAAG GGCATGTGGACAGGAATGTTGTTAGGAACCACACTTCAaactattattcttattctcaTGATTTCCAAAACTAATTGGAAAAAAGAG GCTTCCGTTGCCGAAGAAAGGGTAAAAGAATGGAGAGGTAGCAAATGA
- the LOC138337178 gene encoding uncharacterized protein yields MSNLSKLKFLALDISRKSYLSWVLNAEIPLDAMGLADTIQENNQASNQNRAKAMIFLRHHLDEGLKMEYLTVKDPLQQYREMRFKKYFELILHLFVAEQHNDLLMKNHESRPTGSMPFLEVNTTNFHQSRREKGRGRGRGRGRNFNHDDRLALNNNLQHQQCKKKKEKHDVVQKKNSDNKCYRCGGKGHWSRTCRTPRHLVELYQASLKEVKNSAEANFISEDTVEPVHLDVADFFENPEGKIDHLIGDGSVIM; encoded by the exons ATGTCTAATCTCTCTAAACTTAAATTTCTTGCTCTAGACATATCGAGAAAAAGCTATCTATCATGGGTACTCAATGCAGAAATTCCTCTTGATGCGATGGGTCTAGCAGACACCATCCAAGAAAATAATCAAGCATCGAATCAAAACCGTGCGAAGGCGATGATATTTCTCCGTCATCACCTTGATGAAGGTTTGAAAATGGAATATCTCACTGTTAAGGATCCTCTG CAGCAATATCGAGAAatgagatttaaaaaatatttcgaaTTAATTTTACATCTCTTTGTTGCTGAACAACATAATGACTTGCTGATGAAAAACCATGAAAGTCGACCTACTGGTTCTATGCCATTTCTTGAAGTAAATACAACAAATTTTCACCAATCTAGGCGTGAAAAAGGTCGTGGCCGTGGTCGTGGTCGAGGAAGAAATTTCAATCATGATGATCGTCTTGCACTAAATAATAACCTTCAACACCAGCAGtgtaaaaagaagaaggaaaaacatGATGTAGTGCAGAAGAAAAATTCAGACAACAAATGTTATCGATGTGGAGGAAAAGGACATTGGTCACGTACCTGTCGTACACCAAGGCACCTGGTTGAGCTATATCAAGCTTCCCTGAAGGAGGTGAAAAATAGCGCTGAAGCCAACTTTATCTCGGAAGATACTGTTGAACCCGTGCATCTAGATGTAGCGGATTTCTTTGAGAATCCAGAAGGAAAGATAGATCACCTGATAGGTGATGGATCTGTGATaatgtaa